TCCTGGCCCCCGCACGGGCCTCGGCCCAGGAATGCACCCTCGGCCAGATCCAGATGTTCGCGGGCAATTTCGAACCGTGGCCGTGGTTCTTCTGCGACGGGCGATTGCTCCAGATCGTCCAGCACACCGCCCTCTTTTCGATCCTCGGCACCACCTACGGCGGCAACGGGACGACGACCTTCGCGCTTCCCGACCTGCGCGGGCGCTTCCCGGTGGGGATCGGCCAGGGACCGGGGCTGAGCCCCCACGACCTGGGGGAAGTGGCCGGAACGGAGTCGGTCGCGCTCACTTCCAACCAGATGCCGGCCCACACGCACCAGTTGCAGGCCCTGAACGCCGCCGGGACCACCAGTTCCCCCGCGGGCGCGGTGCAGGCGGCGGGCAGGAACCTCTATGCGGCGGGTTCGCCCAACGCCACGCTCTCCGGCGCGGCAGTCTCTGCAACCGGCGGGAGCCAGCCGCACCCGAACATGCCGCCGTACCTCGGGATCAACTACATCATCTGCGTGGAGGGGATCTTCCCGACCCGCTGGTGAGATGAGCGACGCCTGCTCCCCGGCGCGTCAGCCGGCCGGGGAGCGGGCGCAGGATGGGCGCGCCGCGGATTGTTTCGGGGACGGGGGGAGCGCGGAATGCGCGAGCACGAGTGGGTCGAGACGGTCGGGATGGCGGTCACGGTCTGCGACGCCGCCGGGATCATCGTCGCGATGAACGAGCGTTCGGCGCGCACCTTCGCCAAGTCCGGCGGGAAGGCGCTGATCGGCACGAGCGCGCTGGACTGCCACCCCGAGCCGGCGCGCTCGAAGCTGGTGGCGCTGCTGCGGGAGGGGCGGGCGAACACCTACACCATCGAGAAGAAGGGAAGACGCTGGCTCATCCACCAGGCGCCGTGGTTCCGGGACGGCGCGTTCGCGGGGTTCGTCGAGGTCTCGGTCCCCCTGCCGGAGGGGATGCCCCACTTCGTCCGCGACGCCGGCTAGGCCTCGCCGCCGGTCCCGGACGCCGCGCCGGACTCGCCATCCGCGCCGCCCTCGTCCTCCGGCGGCATCTCGCCGGCCTCCATGCGCGCGAGCATCTCGGCGTCCTCGCCCTCGAGCGGCTCGCCGCTCTCCTCGCCGAGGCGACGCATCATCCGCGCCATGCCGCGCGGGTCGTTCTCGTCGAGCCCGGCGAGCGCCGGATCGTCCCCAAGCGATTCCAGGCGGCGCTCCTCGGACTTGGGGCTGGCAAAGCGCGAGAACAGGCGCCCGAGCTTCGCGGCGCCGCACGCCGGGCACGCCAGCGCCGCCTCGTCCGCCGTCGACGGCAGCCGCATCCAGATCCGACTGCTCCTCTTGCCGCAGGCCGGGCAGCGGTACTCGTAGATGGGCATGGGATGATTGTACGCCGCGCTGCGCGCGAGGTGTCAATCCGCCGCGCTTTCTGTTTCAATGGCGCCTCCCGGAACGCGGGAAGGGTGGCGGGACCATGACGGATCGGCGGCGGACGCGGGCGCTCGGGCTCATCAGCGGCGGGCTCGACTCGATGCTCGCGGCGCGCCTGCTGATGGAGCAGGGCGTCGCGGTCACGGGGATCAGCTTCGTGACACCGTTCTTCGGCGCGGAGAAGGCCGAGGCGGCCGCGCGCATCGTCGGGTTCCCGCTCATCGTCCGCGACATCACGGCGCCGCACCTGGCGATGGCGCGCAACCCGCCCAGCGGCTACGGCGCGCACATGAACCCCTGCATCGACTGCCACGCGCTGATGCTGCGCATCGCCGGCGAGGTCATGGACGCCGAGGGCTTCGACCTGCTCTTCACCGGCGAGGTGCTCAACGAGCGTCCGATGTCGCAAAGTCTGCGCTCG
This genomic stretch from bacterium harbors:
- a CDS encoding tail fiber protein, which translates into the protein MFAGNFEPWPWFFCDGRLLQIVQHTALFSILGTTYGGNGTTTFALPDLRGRFPVGIGQGPGLSPHDLGEVAGTESVALTSNQMPAHTHQLQALNAAGTTSSPAGAVQAAGRNLYAAGSPNATLSGAAVSATGGSQPHPNMPPYLGINYIICVEGIFPTRW
- a CDS encoding PAS domain-containing protein, giving the protein MREHEWVETVGMAVTVCDAAGIIVAMNERSARTFAKSGGKALIGTSALDCHPEPARSKLVALLREGRANTYTIEKKGRRWLIHQAPWFRDGAFAGFVEVSVPLPEGMPHFVRDAG
- a CDS encoding zinc ribbon domain-containing protein, translated to MPIYEYRCPACGKRSSRIWMRLPSTADEAALACPACGAAKLGRLFSRFASPKSEERRLESLGDDPALAGLDENDPRGMARMMRRLGEESGEPLEGEDAEMLARMEAGEMPPEDEGGADGESGAASGTGGEA